From Mus musculus strain C57BL/6J chromosome 8, GRCm38.p6 C57BL/6J, a single genomic window includes:
- the Afg3l1 gene encoding AFG3-like protein 1, protein MLLRLVGAAGSRALAWPFSKLWRCGGCAGSGGTVWSSVRACGIALQGHLGRCSQQLALQGKLTSFSPRLYSKPPRGFEKFFKNKKNRKSASPGNSVPPKKEPKNAGPGGDGGNRGGKGDDFPWWKRMQKGEFPWDDKDFRSLAVLGAGVAAGFLYFYFRDPGKEITWKHFVQYYLARGLVDRLEVVNKQFVRVIPVPGTTSERFVWFNIGSVDTFERNLESAQWELGIEPTNQAAVVYTTESDGSFLRSLVPTLVLVSILLYAMRRGPMGTGRGGRGGGLFSVGETTAKILKNNIDVRFADVAGCEEAKLEIMEFVNFLKNPKQYQDLGAKIPKGAMLTGPPGTGKTLLAKATAGEANVPFITVNGSEFLEMFVGVGPARVRDMFAMARKHAPCILFIDEIDAIGRKRGRGHLGGQSEQENTLNQMLVEMDGFNSSTNVVVLAGTNRPDILDPALTRPGRFDRQIYIGPPDIKGRSSIFKVHLRPLKLDGSLSKDALSRKLAALTPGFTGADISNVCNEAALIAARHLSPSVQERHFEQAIERVIGGLEKKTQVLQPSEKTTVAYHEAGHAVVGWFLEHADPLLKVSIIPRGKGLGYAQYLPREQFLYTREQLFDRMCMMLGGRVAEQLFFGQITTGAQDDLRKVTQSAYAQIVQFGMSEKLGQVSFDFPRQGETMVEKPYSEATAQLIDEEVRCLVRSAYNRTLELLTQCREQVEKVGRRLLEKEVLEKADMIELLGPRPFAEKSTYEEFVEGTGSLEEDTSLPEGLKDWNKGREEGGTERGLQESPV, encoded by the exons ATGTTACTGCGGCTGGTGGGGGCGGCGGGCAGTCGAGCCCTGGCCTGGCCTTTCTCCAAGCTGTGGCGATGTGGCGGATGCGCAGGGAGCGGCGGGACGGTCTGGAGCAGCGTGAGGGCCTGTGGCATTGCTCTGCAG GGTCATCTGGGGAGATGCTCGCAGCAGCTGGCTCTGCAGGGAAAACTGACTTCATTTTCCCCGAGGCTGTATTCAAAACCTCCCAGAG GGTTTGAGAAGTTTTTTAAGAATAAGAAGAACAGAAAAAGTGCAAGCCCAGGAAATTCAGTACCTCCAAAAAAAG aaCCAAAAAATGCTGGCCCTGGAGGAGATGGAGGCaacagaggagggaaaggagatgaTTTTCCCTGGTGGAAACGGATGCAAAAG GGAGAATTTCCTTGGGACGACAAGGACTTCCGGAGCCTGGCTGTTTTGGGGGCTGGTGTGGCTGcgggatttttatatttttatttccgaGATCCCGGAAAAGAGATCACCTGGAAACACTTCGTGCAGTATTACCTGGCCAGAGGTCTG GTGGACCGGCTAGAGGTTGTGAACAAGCAGTTTGTGCGTGTTATTCCTGTTCCTGGGACGACATCTGAG aggTTCGTGTGGTTTAACATTGGCAGTGTTGACACCTTTGAACGGAACCTCGAGTCTGCTCAGTGGGAGCTGGGCATTGAGCCCACCAACCAGGCTGCGGTGGTCTACACTACTGAGAGTGATGG CTCTTTTCTTAGAAGTCTTGTGCCCACTCTGGTCCTGGTTAGCATCCTCCTATATGCTATGAGGAGGGGTCCAATGGGGACTGGTCGCGGTGGGCGAGGAGGAGGCCTCTTCAGTGTTGGTGAGACAACAGCCAAGATCTTAAAGAACAACATCGATGTGCGGTTTGCAGATGTGGCTGGCTGTGAAGAAGCCAAACTGGAAATTATGGAGTTTGTGAATTTCCTGAAGAACCCAAAGCAATATCAGGACTTAGGAGCCAAAATTCCAAAG GGAGCGATGCTCACTGGTCCACCTGGTACTGGCAAAACACTTCTTGCAAAAGCAACTGCTGGGGAGGCCAACGTGCCCTTCATCACCGTGAATGGGTCGGAATTCCTGGAAATGTTTGTTGGTGTTGGGCCAGCACGG GTCCGTGACATGTTTGCAATGGCCCGAAAACACGCTCCTTGTATTTTATTCATTGATGAGATTGATGCAATTGGCAGAAAGCGAGGCCGTGGCCACCTGggaggccagagtgagcaggaaaACACTTTAAACCAGATGCTTGTGGAGATGGACG GGTTCAACTCTTCCACTAATGTGGTAGTGTTAGCCGGCACCAATCGCCCTGATATCCTTGACCCAGCCCTGACACGGCCTGGCCGGTTTGACCGTCAGATCTACATcg GTCCCCCTGATATCAAAGGCAGGTCCTCTATTTTCAAGGTCCACTTGCGTCCACTCAAGCTGGACGGAAGCCTCAGCAAGGACGCTCTTTCGAGGAAGCTGGCAGCTCTTACTCCAGGCTTCACTG GTGCTGATATTTCCAATGTTTGCAATGAAGCAGCACTGATTGCTGCCCGCCACCTCAGCCCTTCTGTCCAGGAGCGGCACTTTGAGCAAGCCATCGAGAGGGTCATTGGAG GCCTTGAGAAGAAGACCCAGGTCCTACAACCCAGTGAAAAGACAACTGTAGCCTACCACGAGGCTGGGCATGCAGTGGTGGGCTGGTTCTTGGAGCATGCAGACCCTCTGCTGAAG GTGTCCATCATACCTCGAGGCAAGGGGCTTGGCTACGCCCAGTACCTTCCCCGCGAGCAGTTCCTCTACACACGAGAGCAGCTCTTCGACCGCATGTGTATGATGCTGGGGGGTAGGGTAGCTGAGCAGCTGTTCTTTGGTCAGATCACCACCGGAGCTCAGGACGACCTGAGGAAGGTCACCCAGAGTGCCTATGCCCAG ATTGTGCAGTTTGGGATGAGTGAGAAGCTGGGCCAGGTGTCCTTTGACTTCCCCAGACAAGGCGAAACCATGGTGGAGAAGCCATACAGTGAGGCTACTGCCCAGCTCATTGATGAAGAGGTCCGGTGCCTCGTCAGGTCTGCCTATAATCGGACCCTGGAGCTGCTCACACAGTGCCGGGAGCAGGTGGAGAAG GTTGGCAGGCGTCTCCTGGAGAAAGAAGTGCTGGAGAAAGCCGACATGATAGAGCTCTTGGGCCCTCGGCCCTTTGCAGAGAAGTCCACCTATGAGGAATTTGTAGAGGGCACCGGCAGCCTAGAGGAGGACACATCCCTTCCTGAGGGGCTGAAAGACTGGAATAAGGGGCGGGAGGAAGGAGGCACTGAGCGGGGCTTGCAGGAGAGCCCTGTGTAG
- the Afg3l1 gene encoding AFG3-like protein 1 isoform X1: MQKGEFPWDDKDFRSLAVLGAGVAAGFLYFYFRDPGKEITWKHFVQYYLARGLVDRLEVVNKQFVRVIPVPGTTSERFVWFNIGSVDTFERNLESAQWELGIEPTNQAAVVYTTESDGSFLRSLVPTLVLVSILLYAMRRGPMGTGRGGRGGGLFSVGETTAKILKNNIDVRFADVAGCEEAKLEIMEFVNFLKNPKQYQDLGAKIPKGAMLTGPPGTGKTLLAKATAGEANVPFITVNGSEFLEMFVGVGPARVRDMFAMARKHAPCILFIDEIDAIGRKRGRGHLGGQSEQENTLNQMLVEMDGFNSSTNVVVLAGTNRPDILDPALTRPGRFDRQIYIGPPDIKGRSSIFKVHLRPLKLDGSLSKDALSRKLAALTPGFTGADISNVCNEAALIAARHLSPSVQERHFEQAIERVIGGLEKKTQVLQPSEKTTVAYHEAGHAVVGWFLEHADPLLKVSIIPRGKGLGYAQYLPREQFLYTREQLFDRMCMMLGGRVAEQLFFGQITTGAQDDLRKVTQSAYAQIVQFGMSEKLGQVSFDFPRQGETMVEKPYSEATAQLIDEEVRCLVRSAYNRTLELLTQCREQVEKVGRRLLEKEVLEKADMIELLGPRPFAEKSTYEEFVEGTGSLEEDTSLPEGLKDWNKGREEGGTERGLQESPV; encoded by the exons ATGCAAAAG GGAGAATTTCCTTGGGACGACAAGGACTTCCGGAGCCTGGCTGTTTTGGGGGCTGGTGTGGCTGcgggatttttatatttttatttccgaGATCCCGGAAAAGAGATCACCTGGAAACACTTCGTGCAGTATTACCTGGCCAGAGGTCTG GTGGACCGGCTAGAGGTTGTGAACAAGCAGTTTGTGCGTGTTATTCCTGTTCCTGGGACGACATCTGAG aggTTCGTGTGGTTTAACATTGGCAGTGTTGACACCTTTGAACGGAACCTCGAGTCTGCTCAGTGGGAGCTGGGCATTGAGCCCACCAACCAGGCTGCGGTGGTCTACACTACTGAGAGTGATGG CTCTTTTCTTAGAAGTCTTGTGCCCACTCTGGTCCTGGTTAGCATCCTCCTATATGCTATGAGGAGGGGTCCAATGGGGACTGGTCGCGGTGGGCGAGGAGGAGGCCTCTTCAGTGTTGGTGAGACAACAGCCAAGATCTTAAAGAACAACATCGATGTGCGGTTTGCAGATGTGGCTGGCTGTGAAGAAGCCAAACTGGAAATTATGGAGTTTGTGAATTTCCTGAAGAACCCAAAGCAATATCAGGACTTAGGAGCCAAAATTCCAAAG GGAGCGATGCTCACTGGTCCACCTGGTACTGGCAAAACACTTCTTGCAAAAGCAACTGCTGGGGAGGCCAACGTGCCCTTCATCACCGTGAATGGGTCGGAATTCCTGGAAATGTTTGTTGGTGTTGGGCCAGCACGG GTCCGTGACATGTTTGCAATGGCCCGAAAACACGCTCCTTGTATTTTATTCATTGATGAGATTGATGCAATTGGCAGAAAGCGAGGCCGTGGCCACCTGggaggccagagtgagcaggaaaACACTTTAAACCAGATGCTTGTGGAGATGGACG GGTTCAACTCTTCCACTAATGTGGTAGTGTTAGCCGGCACCAATCGCCCTGATATCCTTGACCCAGCCCTGACACGGCCTGGCCGGTTTGACCGTCAGATCTACATcg GTCCCCCTGATATCAAAGGCAGGTCCTCTATTTTCAAGGTCCACTTGCGTCCACTCAAGCTGGACGGAAGCCTCAGCAAGGACGCTCTTTCGAGGAAGCTGGCAGCTCTTACTCCAGGCTTCACTG GTGCTGATATTTCCAATGTTTGCAATGAAGCAGCACTGATTGCTGCCCGCCACCTCAGCCCTTCTGTCCAGGAGCGGCACTTTGAGCAAGCCATCGAGAGGGTCATTGGAG GCCTTGAGAAGAAGACCCAGGTCCTACAACCCAGTGAAAAGACAACTGTAGCCTACCACGAGGCTGGGCATGCAGTGGTGGGCTGGTTCTTGGAGCATGCAGACCCTCTGCTGAAG GTGTCCATCATACCTCGAGGCAAGGGGCTTGGCTACGCCCAGTACCTTCCCCGCGAGCAGTTCCTCTACACACGAGAGCAGCTCTTCGACCGCATGTGTATGATGCTGGGGGGTAGGGTAGCTGAGCAGCTGTTCTTTGGTCAGATCACCACCGGAGCTCAGGACGACCTGAGGAAGGTCACCCAGAGTGCCTATGCCCAG ATTGTGCAGTTTGGGATGAGTGAGAAGCTGGGCCAGGTGTCCTTTGACTTCCCCAGACAAGGCGAAACCATGGTGGAGAAGCCATACAGTGAGGCTACTGCCCAGCTCATTGATGAAGAGGTCCGGTGCCTCGTCAGGTCTGCCTATAATCGGACCCTGGAGCTGCTCACACAGTGCCGGGAGCAGGTGGAGAAG GTTGGCAGGCGTCTCCTGGAGAAAGAAGTGCTGGAGAAAGCCGACATGATAGAGCTCTTGGGCCCTCGGCCCTTTGCAGAGAAGTCCACCTATGAGGAATTTGTAGAGGGCACCGGCAGCCTAGAGGAGGACACATCCCTTCCTGAGGGGCTGAAAGACTGGAATAAGGGGCGGGAGGAAGGAGGCACTGAGCGGGGCTTGCAGGAGAGCCCTGTGTAG